In Sphingomonas sp. M1-B02, the sequence TCCGGCATATGCGAATGGGCAAATCCGCCTATCAGGCTTCGATCGACGCCGCCGACGAGATCGGCGTGGCGGTGCTCGCCACCACCATGTCGATCGTCGCGGTGTTCCTCCCCGTCGGCCTGATGCCCGGGATTTCGGGGCAGTTCTTCAAGAATTTCGGGCTCACCGTGGTCGCCGCGGTGCTGATGAGCCTTGCCGTCGCGCGATTGCTCACGCCGATGCTCGCGGCCTATTTCCTCAAGGCCAAGGGCCATGCCAGCCATGGCGAGGGCAAGCTGATGGACGGCTATGTCGCCTTGCTGCGCTGGACGCTGCGGCACCGCTGGTCGGCGGTGCTGGGCTTCATGCTGGCATTCGCCGCGACGATCCTGTGCTTCATGTCGCTGCCGATGACCTTCCAGCCTGCGCAGGACCAGGACAGCGTGACCGCGACGATCGAGATGGTGCCGGGTACCACGCTCGAGGATACCGATCGCGTGGTCGGACGCGTCGCCGACATGCTCAAGACCGAGCCCAACGTCACCAACGTCTATACGCGCAGCTTCGTGGGCAACGGCCGGGTCGGGCTCGACCTGAAGGAAGACCGCACCGAGACGAGCACCGAGTTCGAGAAGCGTCTGGCGCCCAAGCTGCTCGCCATCGCCGATGCGCGGGTGCAGTTCCGCTCGCAGTTCGGCTGGGGGTCGAGTGGCCGCGATCTTACGATCACGCTCGGCGGCGAGGACCCCGTGTTGCTCAACGAGACCGCGAACACGCTGGTCAAGCAGATGGCAGCCATGCCGCAGGTCGTCGCACCCAGGGTGGCGGGTGATCTGTTGCGGCCCGAGATCGTCATCAAGCCGCGGCTCGATCTCGCCGCGAACCTCGGCGTGACCACCGCGGCGCTCTCGTCGGCGATCCGCATCGCGACGCTGGGCGATATCGACCAGAACAGCGCGCGCTTCTCGCTCTCCGATCGCCAGATCCCGATCCGGGTGGCGATCGACGAGGATGCGCGCTCGAAGCTGTCGACCCTCCAGAACATGCCGGTGCAGACCCAGTCGGGCGGTTCGGTGCCGCTTTCGGTGATCGCCGATATCAGCTTCGGCGCGGGCCCCACCCGCATCCAGCGGCTCAACCTGCAGCGCCGTCTGGTCGTCGGCGCGGATCTGGCGATGGATCCGAAGACCGGCAAGCCGTTCGTGTCGGGCGACGTGATGAAGGAGATCAACCAGCTCCCGATCATGAAGAATCTGCCGATCGGCGTCGGGCAGATGACCGTGGGCCAGGCCAAGTGGCAGGCGGAGATGCTCAACAACTTCTTCGTCGCGCTGGCGGCGGGCATCTTCTTGGTCTTCGCGGTGCTGGTGCTGCTCTATCGCCGCTTCATGTCGCCGCTGGTGAACATGGGATCGCTGTTGCTGGCGCCGCTGGGCGGGCTGCTGGCGCTGATGGCGACGGGCAATCCGCTCTCGCTGCCGGTGTTCATCGGCATCCTGATGCTGTTCGGCATCGTCGCCAAGAACTCGATCCTGCTGATCGATTTCGCGCTGGAAGAGATGGAGAAGGGCGTCGACAAGTTCGTCGCGATCGTCGACGCCGGGCACAAGCGGGCGCAGCCGATCGTGATGACCACGGTCGCGATGGTCGCGGGCATGGTGCCGACTGCCTTGTCGCTTTCGGGCGATGCCTCGTGGCGCGCGCCGATGGGCATCACCGTGATCGGCGGATTGATCCTCTCGACCATCCTGACGCTGGTGATCGTGCCGGCGATATTCAGCCTGGCGGTCGGGCTCGAAGCCTGGCTCGGGCCGCGCCTGTCGCGCCGGCTGCTCACCTATCGCCCCGGCGACGACGGCAGCCGCGTGATCGGCTCGACCAAGAGCGGCGGCGTGATCGATCACAAGCCCGGAGACGATCTTCCGCAACCGGCGGAGTGAACTTCGGGCGCTTTGAGGTATTGGGGAGCGCGTGACCAAGACGCGCGCTCTCCGACCCTCCGAAGCCGCCCCGCCGGGCCTGCGCCGCATGCGCCTCGTGGCCACCGGGCTGCTCGTGCTGATGGCGGCGGTGTTCCTGGCGGCGCGCCAGTTCGATCATCTCCACCCCGCGATCGGCTATGTCCGCGCCTTTTCCGAGGCCGCGATGGTGGGCGGGCTCGCCGACTGGTTCGCGGTGACCGCGCTGTTCCGCCACCCGCTGCATCTGCCGATCCCGCACACCGCGATCATCCCGCGCAACAAGGATCGCATCGCCGATACGCTGGCGGCCTTCCTGCGCGACAATTTCCTCACCCCCGGCGTCGTGGCGCGGCGGATGCAGCGGCTGAACGTCGCCGCCGCCGCCGGCCGCTGGCTCGCCGATCCGGGCGAGGGGCGTGGCCGGATGCGCGCGGGGATCGGGCGCCTCGCCGCCGACATGCTCGAATCGCTCGACCAGGAGCGGTTGGGCGGGATGGCGAAGCGCGCGGTCGCCGGGCGGCTGCGTGCGCTCGAGTTGGCGCCCTTGCTCGGCCGCGCGCTCGAGACGGCGATGCGCGAGGACCGCCACCGCCCCCTGCTCGACGGGATCGTTCGCTGGGCCGCCAAGATATTGGAGGCCAACGAACATCTGATCCGCGACATGGTCCATGAGCGCGCCGGATCGGTGCTGCGCTGGACCGGGCTCGACGAGACGCTGTCGAAGAAGATCATCGCCGGGCTGCAGAAACTGATCGCGGACATGGCCGAGGATCCGAACCATCCCTTGCGCGCCAAGGCCGAGGAGGGGCTGGCCAGCTTCGCCTATGATTTGCAGCACGATCCCGAGAAAAGGGCGCGCGTCGAGGCGTTCAAGAACGAGCTGCTCGACAATCCGGCGCTGGCCGACTGGTGGCTGGGCATCTGGGAATCGGGCCGCGCCGCCTTGCTGCGCATCGCGCGGAACCCCGATGCGCTGCTCACCGGCGAATTCGGCGCGGCGATGCGCCAGCTGGGCGAGACGCTGCAGGGCGATCCCCGGCTCGCCGAGACGATCAACCGCTTCGTGCGCCGCGCGGCGGTGGGCGCGGCATCCGATTATGGCGACGGGATCGTCCGGCTGGTGTCGGACACGATCCGCGGCTGGGACGCGGAGACGGTGACCGGTCGGCTGGAAAATGCGGTGGGGCGGGACCTGCAGTATATTCGGGTGAACGGGACGCTGGTGGGCGGACTGGTCGGCGTCACGCTCCACGCGCTGGATGGGGTGCTGGGCTAGGCAGCGCGACCCCGATCCCTCGCGTTCGCCCTGTTGCCATCTCGCGCGGCGATCGCCTATAGGAGCGGCAATCGCAAGGACCCGGTGCAACCCCGGGTGGCTATTCCGGCCGCCGATCCGCCGGACAACATCACACAGGTTCACCCACGGCGCCCTTGCTGGCGCCCTGTGCTGTTGCGGAAACCTTCATGATCCACTCCCTCGACTCTTACCGCCGCCAATGGTTCACCGACGCCGGCTCGGCCCGACGAGAGCTGATGGCCGGCATCGTCGTCGCGCTTGCGCTGATTCCCGAGGCAATCGGCTTCTCGATCATCGCCGGGGTCGACCCGCGCGTCGGCCTCTATGCCTCCGTGGCCATCGCTATGGTCATCGCCTTCACCGGCGGGCGATCGGGCATGATTTCGGCGGCGACGGCGGCGGTGGCCGTCCTCGTCATACCGCTCGTCCGCGATCATGGCGTCGAATATCTGTTCGCAGCCACGATCCTGATGGGCCTGATACAGATCGCAGCCGGCCTCCTCCGGCTCGATCTCCTGATGCAGTTCGTATCCCGCTCGGTGATCACCGGCTTCGTCAACGCGCTCGCCATCCTGATCTTCCTGGCGCAGTTGCCGCAGCTGACTGGCGTCGGCTGGCAGACCTATGCGATGGTCGCGGCCGGGCTCGCCATCATCTATCTGCTCCCGCGCCTGACGAAGGCGGTCCCGTCGCCGCTCGTCGCGATCCTCGTCCTGTCGGCAGTCAGCATCGGCCTGGGGCTGCCGGTTCACACCGTTGGCGACATGGGCAAGCTGCCCGAGGGTCTGCCCAGTCTGGCGCTGCCCAACGTCCCGCTGACGCTCGATACGCTGCGGATCATCCTGCCTTATTCGCTCACCATGGCCGCAGTCGGCCTGCTGGAGAGCCTGCTGACCGCGCAGATCGTCGACGACATGACCGACACCGACAGCGACAAGCGCCGCGAATGCGCCGGGCAGGGCAGTGCCAACATCGTCGCGGCCTTCTTCGGCGGCATGGGGGGCTGCGCGATGATCGGCCAGTCGGTCATCAACGTGACCTCGGGCGGGCGTGGCAGGCTGTCGACCTTCGTCGCGGGCGCCTTCCTGCTGTTCCTGCTCGCGGTTCTCGGCCCGTTCGTCGGCCGCGTTCCCATGCCGGCGCTGGTCGCCGTGATGATCATGGTCTCGATCGGCACCTTCAGTTGGAACTCGATCGCCAATCTTCGGCGCCATCCGCCGACATCGTCGGTGGTGATGCTGACGACGGTCGTGGTCGTCGTGGCGACCCATGACCTGTCGCTCGGCGTGCTCGCGGGCGTGTTGCTGTCCGGCATCTTCTTCGCCGGCAAGGTGCGGCGGATGTTCGCGGTTACGCGCGAGGTCTCGCCCGACGGCGCCCGCACGACCTATGCGGTAACCGGCCAGATCTTCTTTGCGTCGGTGGATCGCTTCACCCGGGCGTTCCAGCCCGAAGGCCTCGCAGCAGTGACGATCGACGTGTCTGCGGCGCATTTCTGGGACATTTCGGCGGTGGGTGCGCTCGACAAGATCGTCGCGCGGCTACGCCGTGATGGCGCCGAGGTCGAGATCATCGGCTACAATCGCGCAAGCGCCGACATCGTCGACCGCTTTGCGCTGCACGACAAGACCGGTGTGGAGCTCGGGATTGTGCCGCACTGAGCATCGCCAGGTCTGCCTTGGCAAAGCGGCTTTTGCTCGGAGCCACCATTATCGCGCGCGCCGGGCGTCGTTCGGCACGCTCGCTAGCGCCAATCGAGCTGGGGCCAGCCTTTGGCCTGCGCCAGCGCCTTGAGCGGCGCGTGTGCGTTCACCGCGAACGCTTCGTCGGCCCACTCCAGTAGCGGCGCATCGGAGACATGATCGGAATAAGCGCGGACATGCGCATCGCGACGCTCGATCCCGGACGCGGCCATCCAATCCTTAACCATGCGGAGCTTTACGGGACCGTAACAGTTATCCCCCTCAAGCAGGGAGAGAATATGGCCGTCCGGGTCGCGCTGCGCTTGCGTGGCGACCACATCGTCGAAATGCAGCCGGCGCGCGATCGCGGCGGCGTAATAGCCGTGCGACGCGGTGGCCATCACCAGCCGGTAGCCCGCGGCGCGGTCCGCCTCGATCCGCGCGCGCGCGGCCTCGAGCACGCCGTCGCGCGCTTCGGCCTCGGCAAAGGCTTCGGCGAGCCGTTCCAGTTCGTGCGACGCGAGCGTCTGGCCCAGGATAAGTCGCTGCGACCATTGTTTGAGTCCGGCGCGATCGACCAGTCCGAGCAGATAGCCCAGGCTGACCACTGCCACGACCGGCAGGAGCAGCAGGCGCCACGGCGCGCGCGTCTTTGCGGCATATACCAGGAAGCGCGTCCAGGTCGGGGCCGCGGTGATCGTCTTGTCCATGTCGTAGATCGCCAGGTGCCGCATTGCCCCATCTAGGACGCCCCGATCGATGCAGGCCAGAGCAAATCCTTGCCGTGGCGCGGAGAATCGCGGAAGGATGCCTGCGATGAACGGAAGTGCAGATTTCGAACAGATCGACACCGGAGGCAGCGCCACGCTGCGCTTCACCGGAAACCTGTCGCTTTCCTGCCT encodes:
- a CDS encoding HAD family hydrolase, giving the protein MRHLAIYDMDKTITAAPTWTRFLVYAAKTRAPWRLLLLPVVAVVSLGYLLGLVDRAGLKQWSQRLILGQTLASHELERLAEAFAEAEARDGVLEAARARIEADRAAGYRLVMATASHGYYAAAIARRLHFDDVVATQAQRDPDGHILSLLEGDNCYGPVKLRMVKDWMAASGIERRDAHVRAYSDHVSDAPLLEWADEAFAVNAHAPLKALAQAKGWPQLDWR
- a CDS encoding efflux RND transporter permease subunit translates to MGFRNISAWAIRNPVPPIVLFIALTIAGLVSFSRMDVNNDPDIDFPIVWISISQPGAAPSELENQITQKVESAVRSLQGIDEINSTVSEGNSQTVVQLDIGMPIDRALDDVRSAIQQIRGDLPDGILEPQIGRVDTASDSDIASFTAIASDMTVEQLSWYIDNTVAKELLSVSGMSAVNRNGGVNREIRVILDPAKVQGVGLTASQVNQQLRAVNLNAAGGRAEISGFEQSVRVIGNAKDAYTLGQTQISIGNGRTVRLADIADVRDAFAEQRSLARYNGHQVISFDIQRAKGASDVEVFHDAEAKLKELEKRNPKVTYQLLNNNSKYAEQQYHTAMEAMIEGAILAVIVVFIFLRDWRATLISALAIPLSAIPSFWFMDMLGFTLNQMTLLALSLVAGVLVDDAIVEIENIVRHMRMGKSAYQASIDAADEIGVAVLATTMSIVAVFLPVGLMPGISGQFFKNFGLTVVAAVLMSLAVARLLTPMLAAYFLKAKGHASHGEGKLMDGYVALLRWTLRHRWSAVLGFMLAFAATILCFMSLPMTFQPAQDQDSVTATIEMVPGTTLEDTDRVVGRVADMLKTEPNVTNVYTRSFVGNGRVGLDLKEDRTETSTEFEKRLAPKLLAIADARVQFRSQFGWGSSGRDLTITLGGEDPVLLNETANTLVKQMAAMPQVVAPRVAGDLLRPEIVIKPRLDLAANLGVTTAALSSAIRIATLGDIDQNSARFSLSDRQIPIRVAIDEDARSKLSTLQNMPVQTQSGGSVPLSVIADISFGAGPTRIQRLNLQRRLVVGADLAMDPKTGKPFVSGDVMKEINQLPIMKNLPIGVGQMTVGQAKWQAEMLNNFFVALAAGIFLVFAVLVLLYRRFMSPLVNMGSLLLAPLGGLLALMATGNPLSLPVFIGILMLFGIVAKNSILLIDFALEEMEKGVDKFVAIVDAGHKRAQPIVMTTVAMVAGMVPTALSLSGDASWRAPMGITVIGGLILSTILTLVIVPAIFSLAVGLEAWLGPRLSRRLLTYRPGDDGSRVIGSTKSGGVIDHKPGDDLPQPAE
- a CDS encoding DUF445 domain-containing protein, with amino-acid sequence MRLVATGLLVLMAAVFLAARQFDHLHPAIGYVRAFSEAAMVGGLADWFAVTALFRHPLHLPIPHTAIIPRNKDRIADTLAAFLRDNFLTPGVVARRMQRLNVAAAAGRWLADPGEGRGRMRAGIGRLAADMLESLDQERLGGMAKRAVAGRLRALELAPLLGRALETAMREDRHRPLLDGIVRWAAKILEANEHLIRDMVHERAGSVLRWTGLDETLSKKIIAGLQKLIADMAEDPNHPLRAKAEEGLASFAYDLQHDPEKRARVEAFKNELLDNPALADWWLGIWESGRAALLRIARNPDALLTGEFGAAMRQLGETLQGDPRLAETINRFVRRAAVGAASDYGDGIVRLVSDTIRGWDAETVTGRLENAVGRDLQYIRVNGTLVGGLVGVTLHALDGVLG
- a CDS encoding SulP family inorganic anion transporter, giving the protein MIHSLDSYRRQWFTDAGSARRELMAGIVVALALIPEAIGFSIIAGVDPRVGLYASVAIAMVIAFTGGRSGMISAATAAVAVLVIPLVRDHGVEYLFAATILMGLIQIAAGLLRLDLLMQFVSRSVITGFVNALAILIFLAQLPQLTGVGWQTYAMVAAGLAIIYLLPRLTKAVPSPLVAILVLSAVSIGLGLPVHTVGDMGKLPEGLPSLALPNVPLTLDTLRIILPYSLTMAAVGLLESLLTAQIVDDMTDTDSDKRRECAGQGSANIVAAFFGGMGGCAMIGQSVINVTSGGRGRLSTFVAGAFLLFLLAVLGPFVGRVPMPALVAVMIMVSIGTFSWNSIANLRRHPPTSSVVMLTTVVVVVATHDLSLGVLAGVLLSGIFFAGKVRRMFAVTREVSPDGARTTYAVTGQIFFASVDRFTRAFQPEGLAAVTIDVSAAHFWDISAVGALDKIVARLRRDGAEVEIIGYNRASADIVDRFALHDKTGVELGIVPH